The Synechocystis sp. PCC 7509 genome includes a window with the following:
- a CDS encoding TldD/PmbA family protein — translation MPNAVVDAQNLLADLIARYRSKVDYLAIRLEEAEGIDILRRGDKIETLSEGLSIGGQIRACYKGGWGLSSFNELSTIESRIEEAVTAARIVGDTETILAQIEPCQDICFVPLTGTDPRHVSLAAKKQLCDFYSEILKSCGLITTTSVRYGDTVQRVVLATSEGTLIEQSWVDMEMRFAATARNGDTVQTGRETIGSRKAYEDLTNLESQVLSAATRAVAALSLPPVKGNTYTVVIDPILSGLFVHEAFGHLSEADMAYENPDLLEVMSLGRRFGPKELQIFDGAAPPGHRGSYYYDDEGTPATTTQLIKDGVLVGRLHSRETAGKLGEAPTGNARCLNYHYAPIVRMTNTWIERGKTPVVDLFSDIEEGVYASNWLGGMTNGEMFTFSAGEAWMIRNGQIAEPVRDVTLSGNVFQTLADIEDIGDDFYWDESGGCGKGGQNGLPVGCGSPSLRIRDVVIGGEAEED, via the coding sequence ATGCCGAACGCGGTTGTTGATGCCCAAAACTTGCTTGCCGACTTAATCGCCCGCTATCGCTCTAAAGTAGATTATTTAGCTATTCGTTTAGAGGAAGCCGAGGGAATAGATATTTTACGGCGTGGCGACAAAATAGAAACCCTCAGCGAAGGTTTATCTATTGGCGGACAAATTCGAGCTTGCTATAAAGGCGGCTGGGGTTTGAGTAGTTTTAATGAACTATCCACCATAGAATCTCGAATTGAGGAAGCTGTCACTGCTGCTCGAATTGTTGGAGATACGGAAACAATACTTGCCCAAATTGAACCCTGTCAAGATATTTGTTTTGTCCCGTTAACAGGAACCGATCCGCGCCATGTTTCTTTGGCGGCAAAAAAACAACTATGCGACTTCTATAGTGAAATTCTCAAAAGTTGCGGTTTAATTACTACTACTTCTGTCCGCTATGGCGACACCGTGCAAAGAGTCGTTTTAGCCACTTCCGAAGGCACATTAATCGAGCAATCGTGGGTAGATATGGAGATGCGTTTTGCAGCTACCGCTCGAAATGGCGATACCGTCCAAACGGGGCGGGAAACTATTGGTTCTCGCAAGGCTTACGAAGACTTGACTAATTTAGAATCGCAAGTTTTGAGTGCGGCAACTAGAGCCGTAGCAGCACTATCTTTGCCTCCGGTTAAAGGCAATACCTATACTGTAGTTATCGATCCAATTTTGTCGGGCTTATTTGTCCATGAGGCTTTTGGTCATCTTTCGGAGGCTGATATGGCTTACGAAAACCCCGATTTGCTCGAAGTTATGAGCTTAGGGCGGCGCTTTGGGCCTAAAGAACTGCAAATATTTGATGGCGCGGCTCCTCCAGGGCATCGCGGTAGTTATTATTATGATGATGAAGGTACGCCTGCAACTACAACGCAATTAATCAAAGACGGTGTATTAGTTGGTAGACTGCATTCGCGGGAGACGGCGGGGAAGTTGGGAGAAGCACCTACAGGGAATGCTCGGTGTCTCAATTACCACTATGCGCCCATTGTCCGCATGACCAATACTTGGATTGAGCGGGGCAAAACTCCTGTTGTTGACTTATTTAGTGATATTGAAGAAGGAGTTTATGCCAGTAATTGGTTAGGAGGGATGACTAATGGTGAAATGTTTACCTTCAGCGCTGGGGAAGCTTGGATGATCCGCAACGGACAGATAGCAGAGCCTGTAAGAGACGTTACTTTGTCGGGGAATGTATTTCAAACGCTGGCAGATATTGAAGACATAGGAGATGATTTTTATTGGGATGAATCCGGCGGCTGTGGCAAAGGCGGACAAAATGGGCTTCCGGTAGGTTGTGGCAGCCCTAGTTTGCGGATTCGGGATGTAGTCATTGGCGGGGAAGCGGAGGAGGATTAA